CCCCTGTTCCTTCGAGTTCAACGAGGCCTTCTTGGTGAGAAAGAGATGCGTTTGCTTAACATACAGTTTCAGACCTTTCGAACCGGAATACCTGGAGTTTTTACCAGAAAATAGCACTGTAAGGAGGCAGCTGAGTCACCTTCACCTGGTGACCTCAGAGGTCTCTATATCGCGGTGTCTTTTCCTCCTTTACCTTTTGAATTTGAACGGCTAACTCCCCTTGCCCCATCCCTGTTCAGGTGAAGCTAGTGCAGCACACCTACTCCTGCCTCTTTGGCACGTTCCTGTGCAACAGCGGGAAGGAGCGTGAAGACCAACACATCCAGGAGCGGACCTGCTCCGTGTGGTCGCTGCTGCGCCCAGCCAACCGCGCCTTCCGGAACATGCTATACTCATCACACTCCGAGACGGTACCGTACCCCTTGCGCTTCTCTCCACCTTCCTGCCCTTCTCCTTCGACATGAATTCAGCACCTCCCCCGGAACAGGAGATGGGCCTGTCTTTGTCCCACCCATTAGTGTAGACCCCTCCCTTGGGAGCTCTCATTTACAGTGTACcgtgtttgttttgttactgCTTTCCtggtcattttttaattatttccacGTGAGAACATTTAGAATCACAAGCGGTCAGAACAACCCTACATGCGAGAGCTGGTTAATCTCGACCACACCCACGAGCCTGTCCACCTCCACACAGGTGCTCCATCCCGTGTGTCACGTTCGCAACCTGATGCTCTGGACCGCCGTCTACCTACCCAGCTCCTCCCCCACCACGCCTTCTGATGACTCCTGCGCCCCTTACCCCGAGGACCCGCTCCCCGGCAGGTGAGCCTCCAACCACGACTCCACCAGTGTGAAGTAAGAGACCCGCCAGGCCTCAGCTTTGAGGGGTGTGTTGTGGGGAACTGTCTGTCAGTGCTTTTTGGACCCTTGGCTTCCATCAGTGTGTCGTTGCACGGTTAACAGAAGGTGGTTGAGTTGAGATCTACTGTCATGTTGATTGTACCAGTTTTGGTCACGTCATCAACATGTAGAAAGGGACAAACGGGGTGGAGTGGGTCAATCAGTacttgtttgtttggtttgtgaTTGACCTTGACCCCTAGATCTTGACCTGTTATTTAAGGTCCTTTTGTGTTGAACTTGCGTGTCCTGGGTATCTCAACTCTCATCAGCTGCTTGTGTCTGAATCCACGCGTTGGAGGGTTGAGCCCTGTCAAGAAAGCTTCTCCCAGAAGCTCAAACCGATCAGTCAGTCATGACCCTCTATTCATTAGTCACCCCTTGGCCTGTATAAACCCTGTCCTCCTGCTGTCCATCCATAATCTTGCCCTGTGTTCTCACTGTCGTTAGTGAGCGGTTTACAGGCGCCGCAAGGCCGACACGTGTGCCGGGCTCGTTGATGCCCTGCCAACTCCTTTATGAACTGAGCTCAGTTCTCCTCTCTGCTCTTGGTTTGTGCAAAACATCCCTATTTTCCAAACTACCCCTCCACCGAACCATGCCCTCCTGCTCACGCAGCTCCAGCTCTAGTGCCTCTAATATTAAACTGCATCACTTATAGCTACTTGGTCTAATTAAGCTTGATCACTATTTTCATCCAACGTTTGAGGTACAGTCCACTGACGGTGCTATGTTCACTGATATGTGATTGCTGACTGGGgattgtgaatatttttttctctttttttatgtaaacatttacccTCCCTTTTTCATGTTCCATTTCCTCAGACTCCCAAAGACAAGGTCTTTCGACAACTTGCCCAGCGCCTTGGAAGTGGGTGGCTCCTTGGCCCCAAATCGGCGGTCCAGCGACCCCAGCTTGAATGAGAAGTGGCAGGACCACCGGCGCTCTCTGGAGCTCAACATCGGGGCTGGGCCTGAAGGGGGTGGGCTACCAGACCCTGATGGGAGGAGCAGTAACACTTCAGGGGTGGGGTCTGCAGATGGATGGCCAGACAGAGAGCTAGAAGGGGAGAAGCTTCCGGCAGAGGTGGGGGAGGGACTAGAAGAGGGGAAGATTCTGAGGGTGACGTTGCCAGGAGAGGAGAGCATGGAGGAGGTGGAGCTCTCTGTCGGGGTGGCCGAGGGCCAGATGGAGAACATCCTTCAAGAAGCGACAAAGGAGGATGCTGGGCTGGAGACGCAAAAGGGCGCTGGTGCTTGTAATCCTGAGGGGGCTGCTCTTGATTCGGAAGCCCCAGCCAGCCCCAGTGTGGCCCCCCCTGTGTCTGCAGGGCTCCCAGTTGGTGTGGGGACTGTGGAGGAAGACGCGTCCAAGGAGTACCAGGGTATTGAGCTGGGACAAGCCGCCCTGGAGATACATCCCAGTCCCGAGGACACAAATGGTGCCGTTGCTTCCAACCCCTCCCTGCCGGACTCCTCAGGGAGCTTGACCAATGGTCACGCTGAGTCATTCTCGGGGGAGCTGGGTGCCAGTGCTGAGAACCGTCACGAGGTCCCTCATCTCAGCCAGCGTGCCGTGGAGGCGCTAGAGCTGCGTGAGGACAGGATCTCCCTGATGGAGAGCTCCACAGAGACGCTCACCGAGGAGGGGGCTGCTCGGCAAGATGTCCCGGGGCAGCTGTCCACCTCCCCGTTGTCCCGGGTGCCCCCCGATGACAAGACTCCGTCTCATTACCTCAGAAGGAAAGGACCCATTGAGGCGGAGTCTGAGGAGGGCGGGTCCAGGACTTTACGGCCCTCCCCCAGTGCCTTGCCGCCCCTGTGTGCTGAGCTCGGCCAGCAGGGGTCCATATGCAACGGGGAGACCCCTGAGGCAGAGCCCCGTGTCAACAGCCAACGCTCCCCCCTCAGTCGCCAGGTGTCGGCGGCCAGTTGTGGCTCTCTTCCGCCAGTGCCCCTCCGAGGGCCCGGCCGCTGTCCGCAGCGGCCGCCTTCAAGTCCCGAGCAGCCAACACGGAGCCACCTGGATGACGACGGGCTGCCCGTGCACAGCGACATGGTGCAGCAGCGACTACGGCAGATCGAGGCCGGAcaccagctggaggtggagacgCTCAAGCGGCAGGTGCAGGAGCTGCGCAGCCGCCTTGAAATTCAGCAGCAGGGCGGCGGCCTGCGGGTCAACGGAGATGTGGGCGACGAAGTGGTAAGGAGACTGCGCCGTCCGGCAGCCCCGCCTCCAGCCCGTCACGCCAGCTCTGCCCTCAtgccctctctcccccccctccccgttaGACCTCCATCACGGACTCTGAGTGCAACCTGGACGCCAACTGCCTGTCACGCTGCAGCACGGAGCTCTTCTCAGAGGCCAGCTGGGAGCAGGTGGACAAGCAGGACGCAGAGGTGAGTCCCGGGGGTGTCTCCGGCACGGCAGAGCAGGGGCTGGCGGGCTCCACAGTGCGTGTGGGGGGTTGCGCCTAAGGGCACACCTATGTTCTCTTACAGGTGACCCGGTGGTACCCGGATCACTTGGCAGCGCAGTGTTACGGGTGCGAGAGCAGGTTCTGGTTGGCCACCAGGAAGCACCACTGCAGGTAactgctgcccccacccccttttgGGCTATGTGCCTGTTTGGTCACACCCCGTTTTGGGCCCCAGCCACCCTGCAGTCGGTAGTGTTTCAGTCCAGCAGTTTGGGCcagttcagtttctttttattGCTCCATAAAGTGGTCCGGTGCCTCACAATTCCTCATCATGAGACAttaatatggtttttttttgcctccactTACATTTTGCTTGAATATGGGTATTAAATAAGTGTCTGTGCTCTATACAGGATGATCCTGAAACGCATTTTTCCTATGTTTGCGTAGCAGTTCATTCTGTTTCCATTGAAGGTGCGAATCCCCCATGGTGCTTTTCTGTCAAGGGGAGTGTTTGTACTTCGAACCCATCATGTCCTGAATCCAGCTGGAGAGTTCTCATTTTGACCTCCCTCACCCCCAAGAGTCAGTACTATTAGTCTGtcagcgatttttttttttttttttttttttttttttttttttttttttctcccccccccccatcttttaGTTTCTTGAAATAGTTGCAATATCTGTAACACCTTTATAGGAACCTTTTGTTGTCTTCAAAGTGTGAAACGGCCATAACGCAGCAGTGCACTTTGTGCGTTGTTCTGTCTCCCCCCAGCCATTTCTGTAGTTGTTTCAAATGTTCAGTGAAAGAGtgcctgtgtttctgcatcttCCTCTGATTGTCTGCTGCCATGAATTCTTTCTCGGGGCCCATATGGCCAGTACAGCAGTGTGTAATGGGGGGGCCTCCCCAGTCATGgtgaaacagcacatttttagcCAGGAAAAACCCTCCAAGCAAAACGACTATCTGCACAGTGATCAAGGATTACTGCCGAGGAATAGAAAAAGAATTAATATGCGACATCCATCTAAGAACACGTGTGTGGGCTTATGAGAAACATCCAAAAGTGTGTTGAAAAGTTAGATGTGTGTGAGCTGATTGGTTGAGGCTTGTCTCTTGTCCTCACCGAGGCAGATGATTGGATTATCAATCTGAGCAATCTTATTGGGTGAGGAATCAGAGATCTGATTGGGTGTGTGATCTGTGCAATCTGATTGGGCAAAGCCCTGGTGTGAGACGCCTGTGAGGAGCGGGTGAGTTTGTGCGCGGGAGCCCGGGTCCGAACGAGGGTGACCAGTCAGGGCCGGAGCGGGGGGTGGCGGGGATGAGGGTGCCTGGTCCATCAAGTTCACCTGGCGTCacgggtgtgtgtttgtcactgGCACTCCCTGCAGCCCTCGACGGGGAACGGGGACAATGGCAGCGATTGCTTGGCGCTCTGGGTACGAGGTGACAGCCGGAGCAGCTGTAAACAGGGGCTCGCTGCGCTGTACCACAACGCATAGTGTAGCGCAAGGGCCGCTTAAGCGGGTGTGTTGAGGTTCTGGTCAGCGTGCCCCTCATTGCGTACCACCTAGGCAGCAACAGGGGGCactgtgtcccctttccccctCAGCCTCAAGGCCTCTGTCTGACTGCTCTTCCTCTCCGCTGTTTCCCCTCTCCTCCGCAGGGGCAGGGAGCCGATTGAAGAAGCCTGGTGAGACACAGCCCGTTGGTCCTCTCTGCCCCCCATGTACCCCATGCCCCTCCCTCCGTGCATCTCTTCCCTTCCTCGTTTCCATACCCCCTTTACTTTCCTCCTAACATCTCACCGTCCCTCTGCCGAGTCTCCATGTGATGCATTAACTGCACTTTTCACCTTTCATTCCGCAACG
Above is a genomic segment from Scleropages formosus chromosome 17, fSclFor1.1, whole genome shotgun sequence containing:
- the mtmr3 gene encoding phosphatidylinositol-3,5-bisphosphate 3-phosphatase MTMR3 isoform X1 is translated as MEEEGQHSLECIQANQIFPRKPPVLEEENLQVPFPELHGEFTEYVGRAEDAVIAISSYRLHIKFKESIVNVPLQLIESVECRDIFQLHVTCKDCKVIRCQFSTFEQCQEWLKRLTGATRPPSRLEDLFSFAFHAWCVDFYAGEKEQHGELCRPGDHVTSRFKNEVERMGFDTQNAWRVSEINNKYRLCPSYPQLLLVPAWITDKELENVAAFRSWKRFPAVVYRHQSTGAVIARCGQPEVSWWGWRNADDEHLVQSIARACAVDTSLRKHLANGSCTREYPNGTDLSDTDFDSSMTNSSEVETMATQPQKLLILDARSYAAAVANRAKGGGCECPEYYPNCEVVFMGMANIHSIRKSFQSLRFLCTQMPDPANWLSALESTKWLQHLSLMLKAALLVVNAVDRDHRPVLVHCSDGWDRTPQIVALSKLLLDPYYRTIEGFQVLVETEWLDFGHKFADRCGHGENSEDVNERCPVFLQWLDCVHQLQRQFPCSFEFNEAFLVKLVQHTYSCLFGTFLCNSGKEREDQHIQERTCSVWSLLRPANRAFRNMLYSSHSETVLHPVCHVRNLMLWTAVYLPSSSPTTPSDDSCAPYPEDPLPGRLPKTRSFDNLPSALEVGGSLAPNRRSSDPSLNEKWQDHRRSLELNIGAGPEGGGLPDPDGRSSNTSGVGSADGWPDRELEGEKLPAEVGEGLEEGKILRVTLPGEESMEEVELSVGVAEGQMENILQEATKEDAGLETQKGAGACNPEGAALDSEAPASPSVAPPVSAGLPVGVGTVEEDASKEYQGIELGQAALEIHPSPEDTNGAVASNPSLPDSSGSLTNGHAESFSGELGASAENRHEVPHLSQRAVEALELREDRISLMESSTETLTEEGAARQDVPGQLSTSPLSRVPPDDKTPSHYLRRKGPIEAESEEGGSRTLRPSPSALPPLCAELGQQGSICNGETPEAEPRVNSQRSPLSRQVSAASCGSLPPVPLRGPGRCPQRPPSSPEQPTRSHLDDDGLPVHSDMVQQRLRQIEAGHQLEVETLKRQVQELRSRLEIQQQGGGLRVNGDVGDEVTSITDSECNLDANCLSRCSTELFSEASWEQVDKQDAEVTRWYPDHLAAQCYGCESRFWLATRKHHCRGREPIEEAWNCGNVFCATCCDQKIPVPSQQLFQPSRVCKACYGSLQLSAAPRELEKPIAASSN
- the mtmr3 gene encoding phosphatidylinositol-3,5-bisphosphate 3-phosphatase MTMR3 isoform X2 — its product is MEEEGQHSLECIQANQIFPRKPPVLEEENLQVPFPELHGEFTEYVGRAEDAVIAISSYRLHIKFKESIVNVPLQLIESVECRDIFQLHVTCKDCKVIRCQFSTFEQCQEWLKRLTGATRPPSRLEDLFSFAFHAWCVDFYAGEKEQHGELCRPGDHVTSRFKNEVERMGFDTQNAWRVSEINNKYRLCPSYPQLLLVPAWITDKELENVAAFRSWKRFPAVVYRHQSTGAVIARCGQPEVSWWGWRNADDEHLVQSIARACAVDTSLRKHLANGSCTREYPNGTDLSDTDFDSSMTNSSEVETMATQPQKLLILDARSYAAAVANRAKGGGCECPEYYPNCEVVFMGMANIHSIRKSFQSLRFLCTQMPDPANWLSALESTKWLQHLSLMLKAALLVVNAVDRDHRPVLVHCSDGWDRTPQIVALSKLLLDPYYRTIEGFQVLVETEWLDFGHKFADRCGHGENSEDVNERCPVFLQWLDCVHQLQRQFPCSFEFNEAFLVKLVQHTYSCLFGTFLCNSGKEREDQHIQERTCSVWSLLRPANRAFRNMLYSSHSETVLHPVCHVRNLMLWTAVYLPSSSPTTPSDDSCAPYPEDPLPGRLPKTRSFDNLPSALEVGGSLAPNRRSSDPSLNEKWQDHRRSLELNIGAGPEGGGLPDPDGRSSNTSGVGSADGWPDRELEGEKLPAEVGEGLEEGKILRVTLPGEESMEEVELSVGVAEGQMENILQEATKEDAGLETQKGAGACNPEGAALDSEAPASPSVAPPVSAGLPVGVGTVEEDASKEYQGIELGQAALEIHPSPEDTNGAVASNPSLPDSSGSLTNGHAESFSGELGASAENRHEVPHLSQRAVEALELREDRISLMESSTETLTEEGAARQDVPGQLSTSPLSRVPPDDKTPSHYLRRKGPIEAESEEGGSRTLRPSPSALPPLCAELGQQGSICNGETPEAEPRVNSQRSPLSRQVSAASCGSLPPVPLRGPGRCPQRPPSSPEQPTRSHLDDDGLPVHSDMVQQRLRQIEAGHQLEVETLKRQVQELRSRLEIQQQGGGLRVNGDVGDEVTSITDSECNLDANCLSRCSTELFSEASWEQVDKQDAEVTRWYPDHLAAQCYGCESRFWLATRKHHCRNCGNVFCATCCDQKIPVPSQQLFQPSRVCKACYGSLQLSAAPRELEKPIAASSN